The following proteins are encoded in a genomic region of Rattus rattus isolate New Zealand chromosome 2, Rrattus_CSIRO_v1, whole genome shotgun sequence:
- the Nphs1 gene encoding nephrin isoform X2: protein MGAERVTVRGPRTSPIHRTSSLTPLLLMGMLTSGLAESPVPTSAPRGFWALSENLTAVEGTTVKLWCGVRAPGSVVQWAKDGLLLGPNPKMPGFPRYSLEGDRAKGEFHLLIEACDLSDDAEYECQVGRSELGPELVSPKVILSILVSPKVLLLTPEAGSTVTWVAGQEYVVTCVSGDAKPAPDITFIQSGRTILDVSSNVNEGSEEKLCITEAEARVIPQSSDNGQLLVCEGSNPALDTPIKASFTMNILFPPGPPVIDWPGLNEGHVRAGENLELPCTARGGNPPATLQWLKNGKPVSTAWGTEHAQAVAHSVLVMTVRPEDHGAQLSCQSYNSVSAGTQERSITLQVTFPPSAITILGSVSQSENKNVTLCCLTKSSRPRVLLRWWLGGRQLLPTDETVMDGLHGGHISMSNLTFLVRREDNGLPLTCEAFSDAFSKETFKKSLTLNVKYPAQKLWIEGPPEGQYIRTGTRVRLVCLAIGGNPDPSLIWFKDSRPVSEPRQPQEPRRVQLGSVEKSGSTFSRELVLIIGPPDNRAKFSCKAGQLSASTQLVVQFPPTNLTILANSSALRPGDALNLTCVSISSNPPVNLSWDKEGERLEDVAAKPQSAPFKGSAASRSVFLRVSSRDHGHRVTCRAHSEALRETVSSFYRFNVLYPPEFLGEQVRAVTVVEQGQVLLPVSVSANPAPEAFNWTFRGYRLSPAGGPRHRILSGGALQLWNVTRADDGFYQLHCQNSEGTAEALLKLDVHYAPTIRALRDPTEVNVGGSVDIVCTVDANPILPEMFSWERLGEEEEDLNLDDMEKVSKGSTGRLRIRQAKLSQAGAYQCIVDNGVAPAARGLVRLVVRFAPQMDQPTPLTKVAAAGDSTSSATLHCRARGVPNIDFTWTKNGVPLDLQDPRYTEHRYHQGVVHSSLLTIANVSAAQDYALFKCTATNALGSDHTNIQLVSISRPDPPLGLKVVSISPHSVGLEWKPGFDGGLPQRFQIRYEALETPGFLHVDVLPTQATTFTLTGLKPSTRYRIWLLASNALGDSGLTDKGIQVSVTTPGPDQAPEDTDHQLPTELPPGPPRLPLLPVLFAVGGLLLLSNASCVGGLLWRRRLRRLAEEISEKTEAGSEDRIRNEYEESQWTGDRDTRSSTVSTAEVDPNYYSMRDFSPQLPPTLEEVLYHQGAEGEDMAFPGHLYDEVERAYGPPGAWGPLYDEVRMDPYELRWPEVQYEDPRGIYDQVAADMDAVEASSLPFELRGHLV from the exons ATGGGTGCTGAGAGAGTCACTGTCAGAGGTCCCCGGACAAGCCCAATACACAGAACGTCCAGTTTGACTCCCCTGCTGCTCATGGGAATGCTGACCTCAG GCCTGGCCGAGTCGCCAGTCCCCACCTCAGCACCTCGAGGCTTCTGGGCTCTGTCTGAAAACCTGACTGCGGTGGAAGGGACAACAGTTAAGCTATGGTGCGGCGTCAGGGCCCCTGGCAGTGTGGTGCAATGGGCTAAGGATGGGCTGCTTCTGGGTCCAAACCCGAAGATGCCAGGCTTCCCGAGGTACAGCCTGGAAGGAGATCGGGCTAAAG GCGAGTTCCACCTGCTTATTGAAGCCTGTGACCTCAGTGATGACGCAGAGTATGAATGCCAAGTCGGCCGCTCAGAGTTGGGTCCCGAGCTTGTGTCTCCTAAAGTAATCCTCTCCATTCTAG TTTCCCCCAAGGTGCTTCTGTTGACCCCCGAGGCAGGAAGCACAGTGACCTGGGTAGCTGGGCAGGAGTATGTGGTCACCTGTGTGTCTGGGGATGCAAAACCAGCACCTGACATCACCTTCATCCAGA GTGGACGAACTATATTGGACGTCTCCTCCAATGTGAATGAGGGGTCGGAGGAGAAACTCTGCATCACAGAAGCCGAAGCCAG GGTGATACCCCAGAGCTCGGATAACGGGCAGTTACTGGTCTGTGAGGGTTCCAACCCAGCTTTGGACACTCCCATAAAGGCTTCATTCACCATGAATATTCTAT TCCCCCCAGGACCTCCTGTCATTGATTGGCCAGGCCTGAATGAGGGGCATGTGAGGGCAGGGGAGAACCTGGAGCTGCCCTGCACAGCCAGAGGTGGCAATCCACCTGCTACCCTGCAGTGGCTGAAG AACGGTAAACCAGTGTCCACAGCCTGGGGCACCGAGCATGCCCAGGCAGTGGCCCACAGCGTGCTGGTGATGACCGTGCGACCTGAGGACCATGGAGCTCAGCTCAGCTGTCAGTCCTACAACAGTGTGTCTGCAGGGACCCAGGAGAGAAGCATCACACTACAGGTCACCT TTCCCCCAAGCGCCATTACCATCCTGGGATCTGTATCACAATCGGAGAACAAGAACGTGACCCTTTGCTGCCTGACCAAGTCCAGTCGCCCACGGGTCCTGCTGCGATGGTGGTTGGGTGGACGGCAGCTGCTGCCCACAGATGAGACAGTCATGGAT GGCTTGCATGGTGGCCACATCTCCATGTCCAATCTGACATTCTTGGTGCGGAGAGAAGACAATggcctgcccctcacctgtgaaGCCTTCAGTGACGCCTTCAGCAAGGAGACCTTCAAGAAGTCACTCACCTTGAATGTGAAAT ACCCTGCCCAGAAGCTGTGGATTGAGGGGCCCCCAGAGGGACAGTACATCCGGACTGGGACTCGGGTGAGGCTGGTATGCTTGGCCATCGGAGGCAACCCAGACCCCTCCCTCATCTGGTTTAAG GATTCACGTCCGGTGAGCGAGCCCCGGCAGCCCCAGGAGCCCCGGCGTGTGCAGCTGGGCAGTGTGGAGAAGTCCGGGAGCACTTTCTCCCGCGAGCTGGTGTTGATCATAGGTCCGCCGGACAACCGAGCCAAGTTCTCCTGCAAGGCTGGTCAGCTCAGTGCGTCTACGCAGCTGGTGGTGCAGT TCCCCCCAACCAACCTGACCATCCTGGCCAACTCGTCCGCGCTGCGCCCAGGCGACGCCTTGAACTTGACCTGCGTCAGCATCAGCAGCAACCCCCCAGTCAACTTGTCTTGggacaaggaaggagagag GCTGGAAGATGTGGCTGCAAAACCGCAGAGCGCACCGTTCAAAGGCTCCGCTGCATCCAGGAGTGTTTTTCTCAGAGTGTCATCCCGAGACCACGGTCACCGGGTCACCTGCCGGGCCCACAGCGAGGCACTCCGTGAAACCGTGAGCTCCTTCTACCGCTTCAATGTGCTGT ATCCTCCAGAGTTCCTGGGGGAGCAAGTGCGGGCAGTGACCGTGGTGGAGCAGGGCCAGGTGCTGCTGCCGGTGTCGGTGTCTGCTAACCCCGCCCCCGAGGCCTTCAACTGGACCTTCCGAGGCTACCGCCTCAGCCCAG ctgGGGGTCCCCGGCACCGTATCCTGTCTGGAGGGGCTCTGCAGCTGTGGAATGTGACCCGAGCTGACGATGGCTTTTATCAGCTGCACTGCCAGAACTCAGAGGGCACCGCTGAGGCGCTGTTGAAGCTGGACGTGCATT ATGCTCCCACCATCCGTGCCCTCCGGGACCCTACTGAGGTGAATGTTGGGGGTTCTGTGGACATAGTCTGCACCGTTGACGCCAATCCCATCCTCCCAGAGATGTTCAGCTGGGAGAGACTG ggagaagaagaggaggatctGAACCTGGACGACATGGAGAAAGTTTCCAAGGGATCCACGGGGCGTCTGCGGATTCGCCAAGCCAAGCTATCCCAGGCTGGTGCCTACCAGTGCATCGTGGACAATGGGGTGGCTCCTGCAGCCAGAGGACTGGTTCGTCTCGTCGTCCGAT tTGCTCCCCAGATGGATCAGCCTACTCCCCTAACAAAAGTGGCTGCCGCTGGGGACAGCACCAGCTCAGCCACACTCCACTGCCGTGCCCGGGGTGTCCCCAACATCGACTTCACTTGGACCAAAAACGGGGTCCCTCTGGATCTCCAAGACCCCAG GTACACAGAGCACAGGTACCACCAGGGTGTTGTCCACAGCAGCCTCTTGACCATCGCTAATGTGTCTGCGGCCCAGGACTATGCCCTCTTCAAATGCACGGCCACCAACGCCCTTGGCTCTGACCACACCAACATACAGCTCGTCAGCATCA GCCGCCCTGACCCTCCACTGGGACTGAAGGTTGTCAGCATAAGCCCTCACTCGGTGGGGCTGGAGTGGAAGCCTGGCTTCGATGGGGGTCTGCCTCAGAGGTTCCAAATCAG GTACGAGGCCCTTGAGACCCCAGGATTCCTCCACGTGGATGTCCTACCTACACAGGCCACTACCTTCACGCTGACTGGGCTGAAGCCTTCTACACGATACAGGATCTGGCTGTTGGCCAGCAATGCCCTGGGGGACAGTGGATTGACGGACAAGGGGATCCAGGTCTCCGTCACTACCCCAG GCCCGGACCAGGCTCCTGAAGACACAGACCACCAGCTGCCCACAGAGCTGCCTCCAG GACCCCCGAGGCTGCCCCTGCTGCCTGTGCTCTTTGCAGTTGGTGGTCTTCTGCTGCTCTCCAATGCCTCCTGTGTTGGGGGCCTCCTCTGGCGGAGAAGACTGAGGCGCCTTGCTGAGG agatctcagagaagacagaggcagg GTCGGAGGACAGGATCAGGAATGAATACGAGGAGAGTCAGTGGACTGGGGACCGGGACACGAGAAGCTCCACG gTTAGCACAGCAGAAGTGGACCCAAATTACTACTCCATGAGGGACTTCAGCCCCCAGCTTCCCCCAACGTTGGAGGAGGTGCTGTACCACCAAG GTGCTGAAGGCGAGGACATGGCCTTCCCCGGACACCTGTATGATGAAGTGGAGAGAGCCTATGGCCCGCCTGGGGCCTGGGGACCCCTCTATGACGAAGTACGAATG
- the Nphs1 gene encoding nephrin isoform X1, whose translation MGAERVTVRGPRTSPIHRTSSLTPLLLMGMLTSGLAESPVPTSAPRGFWALSENLTAVEGTTVKLWCGVRAPGSVVQWAKDGLLLGPNPKMPGFPRYSLEGDRAKGEFHLLIEACDLSDDAEYECQVGRSELGPELVSPKVILSILVSPKVLLLTPEAGSTVTWVAGQEYVVTCVSGDAKPAPDITFIQSGRTILDVSSNVNEGSEEKLCITEAEARVIPQSSDNGQLLVCEGSNPALDTPIKASFTMNILFPPGPPVIDWPGLNEGHVRAGENLELPCTARGGNPPATLQWLKNGKPVSTAWGTEHAQAVAHSVLVMTVRPEDHGAQLSCQSYNSVSAGTQERSITLQVTFPPSAITILGSVSQSENKNVTLCCLTKSSRPRVLLRWWLGGRQLLPTDETVMDGLHGGHISMSNLTFLVRREDNGLPLTCEAFSDAFSKETFKKSLTLNVKYPAQKLWIEGPPEGQYIRTGTRVRLVCLAIGGNPDPSLIWFKDSRPVSEPRQPQEPRRVQLGSVEKSGSTFSRELVLIIGPPDNRAKFSCKAGQLSASTQLVVQFPPTNLTILANSSALRPGDALNLTCVSISSNPPVNLSWDKEGERLEDVAAKPQSAPFKGSAASRSVFLRVSSRDHGHRVTCRAHSEALRETVSSFYRFNVLYPPEFLGEQVRAVTVVEQGQVLLPVSVSANPAPEAFNWTFRGYRLSPAGGPRHRILSGGALQLWNVTRADDGFYQLHCQNSEGTAEALLKLDVHYAPTIRALRDPTEVNVGGSVDIVCTVDANPILPEMFSWERLGEEEEDLNLDDMEKVSKGSTGRLRIRQAKLSQAGAYQCIVDNGVAPAARGLVRLVVRFAPQMDQPTPLTKVAAAGDSTSSATLHCRARGVPNIDFTWTKNGVPLDLQDPRYTEHRYHQGVVHSSLLTIANVSAAQDYALFKCTATNALGSDHTNIQLVSISRPDPPLGLKVVSISPHSVGLEWKPGFDGGLPQRFQIRYEALETPGFLHVDVLPTQATTFTLTGLKPSTRYRIWLLASNALGDSGLTDKGIQVSVTTPGPDQAPEDTDHQLPTELPPGPPRLPLLPVLFAVGGLLLLSNASCVGGLLWRRRLRRLAEEISEKTEAGSEDRIRNEYEESQWTGDRDTRSSTVSTAEVDPNYYSMRDFSPQLPPTLEEVLYHQALIPTRAVTGAEGEDMAFPGHLYDEVERAYGPPGAWGPLYDEVRMDPYELRWPEVQYEDPRGIYDQVAADMDAVEASSLPFELRGHLV comes from the exons ATGGGTGCTGAGAGAGTCACTGTCAGAGGTCCCCGGACAAGCCCAATACACAGAACGTCCAGTTTGACTCCCCTGCTGCTCATGGGAATGCTGACCTCAG GCCTGGCCGAGTCGCCAGTCCCCACCTCAGCACCTCGAGGCTTCTGGGCTCTGTCTGAAAACCTGACTGCGGTGGAAGGGACAACAGTTAAGCTATGGTGCGGCGTCAGGGCCCCTGGCAGTGTGGTGCAATGGGCTAAGGATGGGCTGCTTCTGGGTCCAAACCCGAAGATGCCAGGCTTCCCGAGGTACAGCCTGGAAGGAGATCGGGCTAAAG GCGAGTTCCACCTGCTTATTGAAGCCTGTGACCTCAGTGATGACGCAGAGTATGAATGCCAAGTCGGCCGCTCAGAGTTGGGTCCCGAGCTTGTGTCTCCTAAAGTAATCCTCTCCATTCTAG TTTCCCCCAAGGTGCTTCTGTTGACCCCCGAGGCAGGAAGCACAGTGACCTGGGTAGCTGGGCAGGAGTATGTGGTCACCTGTGTGTCTGGGGATGCAAAACCAGCACCTGACATCACCTTCATCCAGA GTGGACGAACTATATTGGACGTCTCCTCCAATGTGAATGAGGGGTCGGAGGAGAAACTCTGCATCACAGAAGCCGAAGCCAG GGTGATACCCCAGAGCTCGGATAACGGGCAGTTACTGGTCTGTGAGGGTTCCAACCCAGCTTTGGACACTCCCATAAAGGCTTCATTCACCATGAATATTCTAT TCCCCCCAGGACCTCCTGTCATTGATTGGCCAGGCCTGAATGAGGGGCATGTGAGGGCAGGGGAGAACCTGGAGCTGCCCTGCACAGCCAGAGGTGGCAATCCACCTGCTACCCTGCAGTGGCTGAAG AACGGTAAACCAGTGTCCACAGCCTGGGGCACCGAGCATGCCCAGGCAGTGGCCCACAGCGTGCTGGTGATGACCGTGCGACCTGAGGACCATGGAGCTCAGCTCAGCTGTCAGTCCTACAACAGTGTGTCTGCAGGGACCCAGGAGAGAAGCATCACACTACAGGTCACCT TTCCCCCAAGCGCCATTACCATCCTGGGATCTGTATCACAATCGGAGAACAAGAACGTGACCCTTTGCTGCCTGACCAAGTCCAGTCGCCCACGGGTCCTGCTGCGATGGTGGTTGGGTGGACGGCAGCTGCTGCCCACAGATGAGACAGTCATGGAT GGCTTGCATGGTGGCCACATCTCCATGTCCAATCTGACATTCTTGGTGCGGAGAGAAGACAATggcctgcccctcacctgtgaaGCCTTCAGTGACGCCTTCAGCAAGGAGACCTTCAAGAAGTCACTCACCTTGAATGTGAAAT ACCCTGCCCAGAAGCTGTGGATTGAGGGGCCCCCAGAGGGACAGTACATCCGGACTGGGACTCGGGTGAGGCTGGTATGCTTGGCCATCGGAGGCAACCCAGACCCCTCCCTCATCTGGTTTAAG GATTCACGTCCGGTGAGCGAGCCCCGGCAGCCCCAGGAGCCCCGGCGTGTGCAGCTGGGCAGTGTGGAGAAGTCCGGGAGCACTTTCTCCCGCGAGCTGGTGTTGATCATAGGTCCGCCGGACAACCGAGCCAAGTTCTCCTGCAAGGCTGGTCAGCTCAGTGCGTCTACGCAGCTGGTGGTGCAGT TCCCCCCAACCAACCTGACCATCCTGGCCAACTCGTCCGCGCTGCGCCCAGGCGACGCCTTGAACTTGACCTGCGTCAGCATCAGCAGCAACCCCCCAGTCAACTTGTCTTGggacaaggaaggagagag GCTGGAAGATGTGGCTGCAAAACCGCAGAGCGCACCGTTCAAAGGCTCCGCTGCATCCAGGAGTGTTTTTCTCAGAGTGTCATCCCGAGACCACGGTCACCGGGTCACCTGCCGGGCCCACAGCGAGGCACTCCGTGAAACCGTGAGCTCCTTCTACCGCTTCAATGTGCTGT ATCCTCCAGAGTTCCTGGGGGAGCAAGTGCGGGCAGTGACCGTGGTGGAGCAGGGCCAGGTGCTGCTGCCGGTGTCGGTGTCTGCTAACCCCGCCCCCGAGGCCTTCAACTGGACCTTCCGAGGCTACCGCCTCAGCCCAG ctgGGGGTCCCCGGCACCGTATCCTGTCTGGAGGGGCTCTGCAGCTGTGGAATGTGACCCGAGCTGACGATGGCTTTTATCAGCTGCACTGCCAGAACTCAGAGGGCACCGCTGAGGCGCTGTTGAAGCTGGACGTGCATT ATGCTCCCACCATCCGTGCCCTCCGGGACCCTACTGAGGTGAATGTTGGGGGTTCTGTGGACATAGTCTGCACCGTTGACGCCAATCCCATCCTCCCAGAGATGTTCAGCTGGGAGAGACTG ggagaagaagaggaggatctGAACCTGGACGACATGGAGAAAGTTTCCAAGGGATCCACGGGGCGTCTGCGGATTCGCCAAGCCAAGCTATCCCAGGCTGGTGCCTACCAGTGCATCGTGGACAATGGGGTGGCTCCTGCAGCCAGAGGACTGGTTCGTCTCGTCGTCCGAT tTGCTCCCCAGATGGATCAGCCTACTCCCCTAACAAAAGTGGCTGCCGCTGGGGACAGCACCAGCTCAGCCACACTCCACTGCCGTGCCCGGGGTGTCCCCAACATCGACTTCACTTGGACCAAAAACGGGGTCCCTCTGGATCTCCAAGACCCCAG GTACACAGAGCACAGGTACCACCAGGGTGTTGTCCACAGCAGCCTCTTGACCATCGCTAATGTGTCTGCGGCCCAGGACTATGCCCTCTTCAAATGCACGGCCACCAACGCCCTTGGCTCTGACCACACCAACATACAGCTCGTCAGCATCA GCCGCCCTGACCCTCCACTGGGACTGAAGGTTGTCAGCATAAGCCCTCACTCGGTGGGGCTGGAGTGGAAGCCTGGCTTCGATGGGGGTCTGCCTCAGAGGTTCCAAATCAG GTACGAGGCCCTTGAGACCCCAGGATTCCTCCACGTGGATGTCCTACCTACACAGGCCACTACCTTCACGCTGACTGGGCTGAAGCCTTCTACACGATACAGGATCTGGCTGTTGGCCAGCAATGCCCTGGGGGACAGTGGATTGACGGACAAGGGGATCCAGGTCTCCGTCACTACCCCAG GCCCGGACCAGGCTCCTGAAGACACAGACCACCAGCTGCCCACAGAGCTGCCTCCAG GACCCCCGAGGCTGCCCCTGCTGCCTGTGCTCTTTGCAGTTGGTGGTCTTCTGCTGCTCTCCAATGCCTCCTGTGTTGGGGGCCTCCTCTGGCGGAGAAGACTGAGGCGCCTTGCTGAGG agatctcagagaagacagaggcagg GTCGGAGGACAGGATCAGGAATGAATACGAGGAGAGTCAGTGGACTGGGGACCGGGACACGAGAAGCTCCACG gTTAGCACAGCAGAAGTGGACCCAAATTACTACTCCATGAGGGACTTCAGCCCCCAGCTTCCCCCAACGTTGGAGGAGGTGCTGTACCACCAAG CCCTCATCCCAACCCGGGCCGTCACAGGTGCTGAAGGCGAGGACATGGCCTTCCCCGGACACCTGTATGATGAAGTGGAGAGAGCCTATGGCCCGCCTGGGGCCTGGGGACCCCTCTATGACGAAGTACGAATG
- the Kirrel2 gene encoding kin of IRRE-like protein 2 produces the protein MLASALLVVLCCFRGNAGSSPHFLQQPEDMVVLLGQEARLPCALGAYRGLVQWTKDGLALGGERDLPGWSRYWISGNSASGQHDLHIKPVELEDEASYECQASQAGLRSRPAQLHVMVPPEAPQVLGGPSVSLVAGVPGNLTCRSRGDARPAPELLWFRDGIRLDGTSFHQIRLKDEATGTVENTLFLTPSSQDDGATLICRARSQALPTGRDTAVTLSLQYPPMVTLSAEPQTAQEGEKVTFLCQATAQPPVTGYRWAKGGSPVLGARGPRLEVVADATFLTEPVSCEVSNAVGSANRSTALEVLYGPILQAKPKPVSVDVGKDASFSCVWRGNPLPRITWTRLGGSQVLSSGPTLRLPSVALEDAGDYVCRAEPRRTGVGGGTAQARLTVNAPPVVTALHPAPAFLRGPARLQCVVFASPAPDSVVWSWDEGFLEAGSLGRFLVEAFPAPEVEGGQGPGLISVLHISGTQESDFTTGFNCSARNRLGEGRVQIHLGRRDLLPTVRLVAGAASAATSLFMVITGVVLCCWRHGSLSKQKNLVRIPGNSEGSSARGPEEETGSSEDRGPIVHTDHNDLVLEENEALETKDPTNGYYKVRGVSVSLSLGEAPGGGLFLPPPSPMGLPGTPTYYDFKPHLDLVPPCRLYRARAGYLTTPHPRAFTNYMKPTSFGPPDLSSGTPPFPYATLSPPSHQRLQTHV, from the exons ATGCTGGCCTCCGCCCTCCTCGTTGTCCTCTGCTGTTTCAGAGGAAATGCAG GCTCATCGCCCCATTTCCTTCAACAGCCAGAGGACATGGTGGTGCTGTTGGGGCAGGAAGCCCGGCTGCCCTGCGCTCTGGGCGCATACAGGGGGCTCGTGCAGTGGACTAAGGATGGGTTGGCTCTAGGGGGCGAAAGAGACCTTCCAG GGTGGTCCCGGTACTGGATATCAGGGAATTCAGCCAGTGGCCAGCATGACCTCCACATTAAGCCTGTGGAGCTGGAAGATGAAGCATCCTATGAGTGCCAGGCCTCACAGGCAGGCCTCCGATCACGACCAGCCCAACTGCATGTGATGG TCCCCCCAGAAGCGCCCCAGGTACTAGGCGGCCCCTCTGTGTCTCTGGTTGCTGGAGTTCCTGGAAATTTGACCTGTCGGAGTCGTGGGGATGCCCGACCTGCCCCTGAACTACTGTGGTTCCGTGATGGGATCCGGCTGGATGGGACCAGCTTCCACCAG ATCAGGCTGAAGGACGAGGCCACCGGGACAGTCGAAAACACCTTATTCCTGACCCCTTCCAGCCAGGACGATGGAGCCACCTTGATCTGCAGAGCGCGGAGCCAGGCCCTGCCCACAGGGAGGGACACAGCGGTGACACTGAGCCTTCAGT ATCCCCCAATGGTGACTCTGTCTGCTGAGCCCCAGACTGcgcaggaaggagagaaggtaaCTTTCCTGTGTCAAGCCACTGCCCAGCCTCCTGTCACCGGCTACAG GTGGGCGAAGGGGGGATCCCCGGTGCTCGGGGCACGTGGGCCAAGGTTGGAGGTCGTTGCAGATGCCACGTTCCTGACTGAGCCGGTGTCCTGCGAGGTCAGCAACGCGGTCGGAAGCGCCAACCGCAGCACCGCGCTGGAAGTGTTGT atgGACCCATTCTGCAGGCAAAACCGAAGCCCGTGTCCGTGGACGTGGGGAAAGACGCGTCTTTCAGCTGTGTCTGGCGGGGGAACCCACTTCCACGGATAACCTGGACCCGCCTCGGTGGCTCTCAG GTGCTGAGCTCCGGGCCCACACTGCGGCTTCCGTCCGTGGCACTGGAGGATGCGGGCGACTATGTGTGCAGGGCTGAGCCGAGGCGAACGGGTGTGGGAGGCGGCACAGCACAGGCAAGGCTGACAGTGAACG CACCCCCTGTAGTGACAGCCCTGCACCCTGCACCAGCCTTCCTGAGGGGTCCTGCTCGCCTCCAGTGTGTGGTGTTCGCCTCTCCTGCCCCAGACTCCGTG GTTTGGTCCTGGGACGAGGGCTTTCTGGAGGCTGGTTCACTGGGCAGGTTTCTAGTGGAGGCCTTCCCAGCCCCAGAAGTGGAGGGGGGACAGGGCCCAGGCCTTATTTCTGTGCTACACATTTCCGGAACCCAGGAGTCCGACTTCACCACGGGCTTCAACTGCAGTGCCCGCAACCGGCTAGGTGAGGGACGAGTCCAGATCCACCTGGGCCGTAGAG ACTTGCTGCCTACTGTCCGGCTTGTGGCTGGAGCAGCTTCTGCAGCCACCTCTCTCTTTATGGTCATCACTGGAGTGGTCCTCTGCTGCTGGCGCCATG GCTCTCTCTCTAAGCAAAAGAACTTGGTCCGGATCCCAGGAAACAGTGAAGGTTCCAGTGCACGTGGccctgaggaggagacaggcagcaGTGAGGACCGG GGTCCCATTGTGCACACCGACCACAATGATTTGGTTCTTGAGGAAAACGAGGCTCTGGAGACAAAG GATCCAACCAACGGTTACTATAAGGTTCGAGGGGTCAGTGTGAGCCTTAGCCTTGGGGAAGCCCCCGGAGGAGGCCTCTTCTTGCCACCCCCATCTCCGATGGGTCTTCCAGGGACTCCTACTTACTATGACTTCAAGCCACATCTGGATTTAGTCCCTCCCTGCAGACTGTACAGAGCACGGGCAGGTTATCTTACCACCCCTCATCCCCGAGCCTTCACCAACTACATGAAACCCACATCCTTTGGACCCCCAGATTTGAGCTCTGGAACGCCCCCCTTCCCATATGCTACCTTGTCTCCGCCCAGTCACCAGCGTCTCCAGACTCACGTGTGA